A single window of Ananas comosus cultivar F153 linkage group 17, ASM154086v1, whole genome shotgun sequence DNA harbors:
- the LOC109723286 gene encoding probable L-ascorbate peroxidase 6, chloroplastic, which yields MAQRLFSSATSIASLLPKRGAAKPRTLISSSPRPSIARSLLSTSSSSSSLLRSPWPLSSQHPRILQIPAMGRGISSAAAATFSSSDPAQLRSAREDIKELLKATFCHPILVRLGWHDAGTYDKNITEWPQRGGANGSLRFEVELKHGANAGLVNALKLIQPIKDKYSGITYADLFQLASATAIEEAGGPKIPMKYGRVDVSGPEQCPPEGRLPAAGPPSPADHLREVFYRMGLTDKEIVALSGAHTLGRARPERSGWGKPETKYTKDGPGAPGGQSWTVQWLKFDNSYFKDVKERRDEDLLVLPTDAVLFEDPSFKVYAEKYAEDQDAFFEDYAEAHAKLSNLGAKFEPPEGISI from the exons ATGGCGCAGCGCCTCTTCTCCTCCGCGACCTCCAtcgcctccctcctccccaAGCGCGGCGCTGCAAAGCCCCGAACCCTAATTTCATCTTCCCCTCGCCCCTCCATCGCCCGATCCCTtctctccacctcctcctcttcctcctccctcctccgctcccCTTGGCCACTCTCTTCTCAGCACCCCCGCATCCTACAG ATCCCGGCGATGGGCCGTGGGATcagctcggcggcggcggcgacgttcTCGTCGTCGGATCCGGCGCAGCTGAGGAGCGCGAGGGAGGACATCAAGGAGCTCCTTAAGGCCACCTTTTGCCACCCGATTCTG GTTCGTCTGGGATGGCATGATGCTGGTACTTATGACAAGAACATCACAGAGTGGCCGCAAAGAGGAGGAGCTAATGGAAGCCTGAGATTTGAAGTAGAATTGAAGCATGGAGCAAATGCTg GTCTTGTAAATGCCTTAAAGCTTATCCAGCCTATCAAGGACAAGTATTCTGGCATAACTTATGCAGATCTATTCCAGCTAGCCAGTGCTACAGCCATTGAG GAAGCTGGTGGACCAAAGATTCCGATGAAGTATGGGAGGGTTGACGTTAGCGGACCTGAACAATGCCCACCCGAGGGGAGGCTTCCCG CTGCCGGCCCACCTTCACCTGCTGATCACTTAAGGGAGGTGTTCTACAGAATGGGCCTAACAGACAAG GAGATAGTTGCATTATCTGGAGCACATACACTGGGAAGGGCTAGACCAGAGCGAAGTGGCTGGGGAAAGCCCGAAACAAAGTACACA AAAGATGGACCTGGAGCACCTGGGGGGCAGTCGTGGACCGTTCAGTGGTTAAAGTTCGATAATAGCTACTTCAAG GATGTCAAAGAACGAAGAGATGAAGACCTTCTAGTTTTGCCCACTGACGCTGTATTATTTGAGGACCCATCATTCAAG GTCTATGCTGAGAAATATGCAGAGGATCAAGATGCATTCTTTGAGGACTATGCTGAAGCTCATGCTAAGCTCAGTAATCTTGGTGCAAAATTTGAACCTCCAGAG
- the LOC109723284 gene encoding probable methyltransferase PMT26, translating into MALFGRSPRMDGRRSSSYCSTATFVVFIALCLIGLWMMTTSTVIPVDMSSSKNKSDMKSEITEMDSNTVEDRSIDTSSNPVQGDADRNANDSPNEDGSDSAEEQNVIEKTSENSVEKSEEENPANGNDGTKDDSDKTSKDQSFDDANGGTKDEPDNASKNQSFDDENGKTEGGELVKGGDENGSGERGGQDKDAEVNREEVNNNNGEEKEGQSRDDTTDKERTEDSDKISSENEVSNKQDTDGENNSETQEKDEDNQGQKEEKEEKNQDKDTEKDSGEVRAANQTKDESASEVYPDGAQSEILNETTVQNGAWSTQRAESKNEKELQSTSLTKRGNRVFSWKLCNVTAGADYIPCLDNEEAIKKLRSTKHYEHRERHCPDEAPTCLVPLPEGYRRSIEWPTSRDKIWYHNVPHPKLANVKGHQNWVKVSGEYLSFPGGGTQFKHGALHYINFIEESFPDIAWGKRSRVVLDVGCGVASFGGYLFDRDVLTMSFAPKDEHEAQVQFALERGIPAILAVMGTRRLPFPSRVFDVIHCARCRVPWHIEGGMLLLELNRLLRPGGYFVWSATPVYQKLPEDVEIWKAMSALTKSMCWEMVNKTKDSVNQVGLAIFRKPSNNDCYEKRTENDPPLCQESDDPNAAWNVSLQACMHNLPVDPNLRGSQWPEKWPQRLEETPYWLNNSQVGVYGKPAPEDFKADYEHWKHVVSNSYVNGMGIKWSNVRNAMDMRSVYGGFAAALRDMKVWVMNIVTVDSPDTLPIIYERGLFGMYHDWCESFNTYPRTYDLLHADHLFSKIKKRCKLLSVIAEVDRILRPEGKLIVRDETEIINEVESIAKSLQWEIRMAYSKENEGLLCVQKTMWRPKE; encoded by the exons ATGGCCCTATTCGGGAGAAGCCCACGAATGGACGGTAGGAGGTCGTCATCATATTGTTCAACGGCGACTTTTGTTGTATTCATCGCTCTTTGCTTGATTGGTTTATGGATGATGACGACTTCAACCGTCATTCCTGTTGACATGTCTTCATCCAAAAACAAATCTGACATGAAATCAGAGATTACGGAGATGGATTCGAACACCGTCGAGGATAGGTCGATCGACACCTCTAGTAATCCAGTCCAAGGTGATGCCGATCGTAATGCAAATGATTCTCCAAACGAGGACGGCTCTGATTCTGCTGAAGAGCAGAATGTGATTGAAAAAACTAGCGAAAATTCAGTTGAGAAGAGTGAAGAGGAGAATCCAGCTAACGGGAATGATGGTACGAAGGATGATTCAGATAAGACATCAAAGGACCAGTCATTTGATGATGCTAATGGTGGTACGAAGGATGAACCAGACAACGCATCAAAGAACCAGTCATTTGATGATGAAAATGGGAAAACAGAGGGTGGAGAGTTAGTAAAAGGAGGTGATGAAAATGGAAGTGGTGAGCGAGGTGGCCAAGATAAAGACGCAGAAGTGAACCGTGAAGAGGTTAATAATAACAATGGGGAGGAAAAGGAAGGGCAAAGTCGTGATGACACTACCGATAAGGAGCGAACGGAAGACTCGGATAAAATTTCAAGTGAAAATGAAGTTAGTAACAAGCAGGATACTGATGGCGAGAATAATTCGGAAACACAGGAAAAGGATGAAGATAATCAAGGTCagaaagaggagaaggaagaaaagaaccAAGACAAGGATACTGAAAAGGATTCTGGTGAGGTGAGAGCTGCAAACCAAACAAAAGACGAGAGTGCGAGCGAGGTTTACCCAGATGGAGCTCAGTCGGAGATTCTGAATGAGACCACTGTACAGAATGGCGCATGGTCGACACAGCGCGCGGAGTCGAAGAATGAGAAGGAATTGCAATCCACATCTTTGACAAAGAGGGGAAATAGAGTGTTCAGTTGGAAGCTTTGTAATGTAACTGCTGGAGCAGATTATATTCCTTGCCTTGATAATGAGGAAGCTATTAAGAAGCTCAGAAGCACTAAGCACTATGAGCACCGTGAGAGGCATTGCCCTGATGAGGCCCCCACCTGTCTTGTTCCTCTTCCTGAAGGGTATAGACGGTCAATTGAGTGGCCAACCAGCAGGGATAAG ATATGGTACCACAATGTTCCTCATCCTAAGCTTGCAAATGTAAAGGGGCACCAAAACTGGGTGAAAGTTTCTGGAGAGTACCTCTCTTTTCCTGGTGGTGGTACTCAGTTCAAGCATGGCGCACTTCACTACATTAATTTCATTGAGGAG TCTTTTCCTGATATAGCCTGGGGAAAAAGAAGCCGTGTTGTATTAGATGTTGGTTGTGGAGTGGCTAGCTTTGGAGGCTATCTTTTTGATAGAGATGTGCTTACTATGTCCTTTGCACCAAAAGATGAGCATGAGGCTCAAGTCCAGTTTGCTCTTGAGAGAGGAATTCCAGCTATATTGGCAGTCATGGGCACCAGGAGATTGCCATTCCCCAGCAGGGTCTTTGATGTTATTCACTGTGCACGGTGTAGGGTCCCATGGCACATTGAAG GTGGTATGCTTTTGCTGGAGCTGAACCGATTGCTGCGGCCTGGTGGTTACTTCGTATGGTCTGCTACCCCAGTTTACCAAAAACTCCCGGAAGATGTTGAGATTTGGAAGG CCATGTCCGCGCTAACAAAGTCGATGTGCTGGGAAATGGTCAATAAAACAAAAGACTCGGTAAACCAAGTGGGTTTAGCTATATTTAGAAAGCCTTCCAACAATGATTGCTATGAGAAAAGAACAGAAAATGATCCTCCTCTCTGCCAAGAATCCGATGATCCAAATGCAGCTTG GAACGTATCTTTGCAAGCATGCATGCACAATTTGCCTGTTGATCCCAATCTTCGCGGTTCACAATGGCCTGAGAAGTGGCCTCAGAGGTTGGAGGAGACGCCGTACTGGCTAAATAATTCTCAGGTTGGAGTTTATGGTAAACCTGCTCCTGAGGACTTCAAAGCCGATTATGAGCATTGGAAGCACGTCGTAAGTAACTCGTATgttaatggaatgggaatcaaATGGTCTAATGTGAGGAATGCAATGGACATGAGATCTGTTTATGGAGG TTTTGCAGCAGCTCTTCGAGACATGAAGGTGTGGGTCATGAACATTGTAACAGTTGATTCACCTGACACTCTTCCTATTATTTACGAGCGTGGATTATTTGGGATGTACCATGATTGGTGCGAATCATTCAACACCTATCCGAGGACATATGATCTACTCCATGCAGACCATTTATTTTCGAAGATAAAGAAGAG GTGCAAACTGTTGTCAGTGATAGCTGAAGTGGATCGCATACTGAGACCAGAAGGTAAGCTGATTGTGAGGGATGAAACAGAGATCATCAATGAGGTCGAGAGCATCGCGAAATCATTGCAATGGGAGATCAGAATGGCGTACTCGAAGGAAAATGAGGGACTTCTTTGCGTTCAAAAGACCATGTGGCGGCCTAAAGAGTAG